A region from the Brachyspira hampsonii genome encodes:
- the galT gene encoding galactose-1-phosphate uridylyltransferase → MPHIRKDPVTKQSVIISSERTGRPSDYVNLDKKHIVNSELSCPFCRGHEMKTPDPVYTVYAEQEEIWQVRIVPNKYPIISETHKNELPKENKLFHASSSKGFHDVIIEHPNHYFNFYHAQTEDFFYIFKAVMMRLKDLGKNEDMMYSLYFKNFGPEAGASLYHSHSQIITTPFIPVQMYGEISGALEYYTENERCVYCDIIKEEKSLNERVICENENFIAICPFASRSPYQIYVIPKDHADSIIHVSSSNILDFASILKDIFDRLYKLLGEISFNYVLHTLLPTLENKYKNSSHWFLDIMPKMSKLAGYELGSGVFINSITPEDAANQLRTIL, encoded by the coding sequence ATGCCGCATATTCGTAAAGACCCTGTAACAAAACAGTCTGTAATTATTTCATCTGAGAGAACAGGAAGACCTAGTGATTATGTTAATTTAGATAAAAAGCATATAGTTAATTCTGAACTCAGTTGTCCTTTTTGCAGAGGGCATGAGATGAAAACTCCGGATCCTGTTTATACTGTTTATGCCGAACAAGAAGAAATTTGGCAGGTTAGAATTGTACCTAATAAATACCCTATAATATCTGAAACCCATAAAAATGAATTGCCTAAAGAAAATAAGCTTTTTCATGCCAGCAGTTCTAAGGGGTTTCATGATGTAATTATAGAACATCCTAATCATTATTTTAATTTTTACCATGCACAGACAGAAGATTTCTTTTATATTTTTAAAGCTGTTATGATGAGGCTTAAAGATTTAGGAAAAAATGAAGATATGATGTATAGTCTTTATTTTAAAAATTTCGGACCGGAGGCAGGAGCAAGTCTTTATCATTCACATTCTCAAATTATAACAACTCCTTTTATACCCGTTCAAATGTATGGTGAGATTAGCGGTGCTTTAGAATATTACACTGAAAATGAAAGATGCGTATACTGTGATATAATAAAAGAAGAAAAATCATTAAATGAAAGGGTAATATGCGAAAATGAAAACTTTATAGCTATATGTCCGTTTGCTTCAAGATCTCCGTATCAGATATATGTTATTCCTAAAGATCATGCAGACAGCATTATACATGTTTCTAGTTCTAATATTTTGGATTTTGCAAGTATATTGAAAGATATATTTGACAGATTATATAAACTTTTGGGTGAAATTAGTTTTAATTATGTGCTTCATACTCTTTTACCAACACTTGAAAATAAATATAAAAATTCAAGCCATTGGTTTTTAGATATAATGCCTAAAATGAGTAAATTGGCAGGATATGAATTAGGAAGCGGAGTGTTTATTAATTCTATTACTCCTGAAGATGCTGCCAATCAATTAAGAACTATATTATAA
- the proB gene encoding glutamate 5-kinase translates to MKSIDLNKINRIVFKFGTNVLRNDDGYISLARIYSFIEAIAKFHKMGKEVLIVTSGAVGLGAKKINAVDLDEVALKQACAAIGQSQLMSIYEDGFSKFDIITAQILLTEEDFSNRRRYLNLHSTLSMLLKYKVIPIINENDTVSSDELKQLYDVTQISFSDNDKLSALVASELDADLLIILSDINGLYDDNPKTNPNAKFIYEVFEVTKEIEDLGLDASKGGRGGMKTKLQAAKIVTRSGCALFIANGKRPNVLNDIFETKDKTIFYPVEEHDELSTKKRWIAYATTIIGKLMVNAGAKKAVLEKESSLLPIGITKVINTFKKGDIVSIIDENGNEFARGIINYNSNDVEKIIGHHSDDILKILGYKNYDAVITRDYIVLL, encoded by the coding sequence ATGAAAAGTATAGATTTAAACAAGATAAATAGAATAGTATTCAAATTCGGTACTAATGTTTTGAGAAATGATGATGGATATATATCTCTAGCTAGAATATATTCATTTATAGAAGCCATTGCCAAATTTCATAAAATGGGTAAAGAAGTTTTAATAGTTACTTCAGGAGCTGTGGGATTAGGTGCTAAAAAAATTAATGCTGTAGATTTAGATGAAGTAGCTTTAAAACAGGCTTGTGCCGCTATAGGACAATCGCAGCTTATGTCAATATATGAAGACGGATTCTCAAAATTTGATATAATCACTGCACAAATACTTCTAACTGAAGAAGATTTCTCCAATAGAAGAAGGTATTTAAACTTGCATTCTACTTTGAGTATGCTTTTAAAATATAAAGTTATACCTATCATAAATGAAAATGATACAGTATCAAGCGATGAGCTTAAACAATTATATGATGTTACTCAGATAAGTTTTTCTGATAATGATAAACTTTCTGCCTTGGTAGCAAGCGAATTAGATGCGGATTTACTTATAATACTATCAGATATAAATGGGCTTTATGATGATAATCCTAAGACCAATCCTAATGCTAAATTCATATATGAAGTATTTGAAGTTACAAAGGAAATAGAAGATTTAGGACTTGATGCTTCAAAAGGCGGAAGAGGCGGAATGAAAACAAAACTTCAGGCTGCTAAAATAGTTACAAGATCCGGATGTGCATTATTCATAGCTAATGGCAAAAGACCTAATGTACTTAATGATATTTTTGAAACAAAAGATAAAACAATATTCTATCCTGTTGAAGAGCATGATGAGCTTTCAACAAAAAAGAGATGGATTGCTTATGCCACAACAATAATAGGTAAATTAATGGTTAATGCTGGGGCTAAAAAGGCAGTTTTAGAAAAAGAATCAAGCCTTCTTCCTATAGGAATAACAAAAGTAATTAATACTTTCAAAAAAGGCGATATTGTAAGTATAATAGATGAAAACGGAAATGAGTTTGCTAGAGGAATAATTAATTACAATTCTAATGATGTAGAAAAAATAATAGGACATCACTCCGATGATATATTAAAAATACTAGGCTATAAAAATTATGATGCTGTTATTACAAGAGATTATATAGTATTATTATAA